The genomic DNA GATCTCTCCCAATCAGCAAGGGAGCAAAGACTTCATCGATGATCGCTTGAGCACTCCAAACAGTTTCCCCACTCCAGCGTGGAATCACTGTCGCCTCACCGACTCCATCAACATCGGAATCAGTTTCAATTCGAATAATCGGGTACAACGAGACGTCATGTTTCCCCAACGCGGAGACCATTCGGAACTCCGGCTTCAGTGGAATCCGAACGGGAAATGTTTTAATGGCTGTGATTTTCATCAACACTCTCTGTAGAATTTGAAACGATGTTCCAAGTTTCGAAACGATGATTCTTAAAAAGAGTGTGAGTAGTTCATGAGCAATCCGCAAGCGGGCGTCGGAAGAGTCTCTCTCAACCCATTCTGGGGAGTCGAACTGACCGGTTGGGGATATTATCTGGAACGAACATGGCTCGACATTCACGATCCACTTCATGCGACAGCGATTGTAATTGAGAATGATCATCAACAATTAGCAGTTGTCTCTCTCGATCTCATGGTCATCAGCGACCAGTTCGCAAAGCTGGTTCGAGAGACTGCCTCAGAAGAAACGGGAATCCCAACTCAAAACATTCTCGTGAGTTGTACTCACACTCACAATGCGCCCGCCTCGGGTGGACTATTGGGTGTCGGTGAAGTCGATCCGCTTTATGAAGCTTGGGCTGCGAAGCAGGCAGCGACTGCGATTATTCAAGCTTGGCGATCCAGAACCGCAGCAAAGTTCTCCGCGACCACAACTCAAGTTAACGACCTGACATTCAACCGGACCCGCGAGAACGGTCCGGTCGACCCAAACCTGACTCTGCTGGTCATTGAAAATCAACGTGACGTCCCCATTGGTATCCTGGTTGGATTTCAGGCCCATCCCACTGTTTCGACAGTCGTGAATCCACGGTCCGTCAGCCGAGACGTTCCCGGAGAAGTTTGCGAGCAAATTGAGTCAGCTTTCCCGGGATGCCTGGCGATGTACATTCAGGGAGCATGCGGCGACGTAAATTTCCATCGCACATTTTCTACTCAAGAGAAGTGTGCAGAACCTGCCAGACAGTTGACTACTGCTGCCTTGAAAGCACTCGAGGACCGGCAACACCTTGATGCAAATCAACTCGGTGCTGCGGCGAAGGAGGTGACTCTCCCAACTCGACGATGGAAACTTGACGAACTTGAGAATGATCGAATTGAAGCGACACAGCGTCTTCAAGATCACGACATGGAAGGCTGGCGGGACACCATTGGGCGAGTCATGACGAATCAGCCCGACGACATGATCTCTCGACATGGCGGAGATGAATGGAAAGCGGTCGCTGCGATGTGCCGCTTCAATGTCGAATGGACAGACAGAATGCTGCTCGATTTGGAGACTCGCCCCGAAACTTTAAAGACTGAAATCCAGGCACTGCGAATCGGAGAGTTCGGGATTGCCAGCAACGCTTCAGAGTTCTTCACAACACTGGCGATGCAAGTGCGAGAACAAGTCGACCTGCCGTACTTGGTGCTTTCATGTTACAGCAACGGGAGAATCGGATATCTGCCGGACGCCCATGACATCGAAAGAAAAACGTATGCAGCTTATCAATCTCCGAAATACTGCAACCAGTTTCCGTTCATCGAAAAATCTGGACTGACCATGGTTGAAGAGATGTCATCGCTCCTGAATTCGATCTAGCGAACTCGCTATTGGTCTTTATGTTCCCCCTCGAGGTAAGCAATTTATTCAGTACAGTGTGAACAGCCATTTTATGAATACGAGAGCATGAAAACATTTGCCCGAACAGTCCGCTGACGACTTCTCACAGTGGTGAGTTCGCCCATTGAGAATCATCGCCACAGAACGACTGATGTACCTTCCAACAGAGAGACAGCAAAACGATGGACTCAAACAGCACAGCGCCAACGAACCGACGTCACCTCGTTTTTTGGCTGGCTTCGGCGACATCGTTTTTTCTGTACACACATCGCTATGCATGGAATTTAATTCGCCCGGAATTGCAAAAGGAATATGGCCTTAGCAACACCGCCCTTGAAGGACTCGGGACTGCGTTCTATGCGACATACACTCTCGGTTCGATTCCAAGTGGAGTCGTGATCGATATGTTCGGTCCGCACATCTTTTTGTTTGTGATTATCCTGATCTGGTCAATCACACTTCCGTTACACGGAGTCACGGGAAATTTGCTGGGGCTGGGGAGTGTTCGTTTACTCTTCGGAGCTGCCCAGACCGGTACCTATCCAGCATTGGGACAAGTCACCCGAACATGGTTTCCGCGATCAGGGAGAACACAAATTCAGGGTTGGGTCGCAAGCTTCTTCGGTCGAGGCGGAGCGGCGTTCTCGTCAATATTGATGGGTACAATCTTAATGGGTTTCTGCGGGTTCTCATGGAGAATGGCACTCGTCCTGATGTCGATCCCCGGAATCGTGTTTGCCGGTCTCTTTCTCTATTACTTCAGGAACACTCCAGAGGACGATCCTCATACGAATGAAGCGGAACGGAATTTGATTCGTGGAGATGAAAAAGTTTCGACAAGTTCACGAAACGTCATTTCAGCCAAGGTCGCTTTGAAGAATATCAGCTTGCGGATCATGGTTGTCCAGCAGTTCATGAATGCCGGAGCTGACGTCGTTTACACCTTGATTCTTGGAAGCTTCTTCAAGTCGCTGGGCGTTGAAAAGATGACGGACCTGGGTTGGATGGTGAGCCTCCCGTTGGTCGGCGGAGCTGTTGGAGGAGTCGTCGGCGGAATCCTGAACGACTGGTTGATCCCTCGTCTGGGCAGCCGTTGGGGGCGTTCGCTAGTTGGGTTTGTTGCGAAGTCTCTGGCTGCGGCAGCTCTGTTTGTTGCGATCAGTCAACCGACTCCCGAACGTGTGGCGGTCGGCTTGTTCTTTGTGAAGTTCTTTACTGACTGGACTCAGCCGACTGTCTGGGGCACAGCGACCGATATTGGTGGTCGTTTTTCTGCGACTGTATTCAGCATCGTGAATACCGCTGGAAACGCGGGAGGATTCATCATGCCGCTGATCTTCGGACCGCTCCTTGATATTTACTCCACAAGTACCATGGTCGATGGGGTAGCAGTCACCCACACGAACTTCACTCCCATGTTCATCATTGTCGGCGTGTTTTACATCGGAGCCGGCATCTGCTGGCTTATGGTCGATTGCACCAAAAGCGTAGATGTTCCTGATGAAAGCATCCCTGCTGAAGCCTAAGCAATGGAACTCGCAGGAGGCCGGGCCTGTTCTTACCTCCTGGGGCTGAATTTGACTTACTCAAAATGATTGTCACGACAAAACAGTTCAACCTGAAAGAACGAAAATGGTCATCAATACACTCAACTTCGAAGCCCCGGGAAAGCAGCAGAGTTTCCTTCGTGTTCCGTACTCACATAACCTCGGAGGCTGGGCCAATGTGATGATCCCCATCACGACGGTCGCTTCCGGCGAAGGTCCGACAGTCCTCGTGATGGGCGGAAATCATGGAGATGAATATCAGGGACAAATCGCAGCGATGAAACTCGCCCGTGAACTTACTCCCGAAATGGTCACCGGTCGAATCATTATCATCCCATCGTTGAATTTTCCTGCTGCACGGGCTGCAACCCGCCTCTCTCCACTGGATGGGAAGAATCTAAATCGCTCCTTTCCCGGAGAACCTGAGGGGAGCGTCACCAGCCAAATCGCTCATTATTTGACAACTGTTTTATTTCCAATGAGCGATGTCGTCATCGATCTTCATTCCGGGGGGCGAAGCATGGAATTCGAACCGTGTGCCCATATGCACCTGGTGGACGACAAAGAACAGCGACAGAAGATGCTCGCTGCCATGCTTGCCTGGAATACAGACTTTGCGTTTCTTTACGCCGACATCGCCGGCACAGGCCTGCTCCCGGTTGAAGCGGAGAATCAGGGTAAGCTCGTGGTCACGACGGAACTTGGCGGAGGTGAGGCGGTCCCGGCACACATTCACCAGATTGCAGAATCGGGCCTGAAGAACGTGCTGATCCACGTCGGAGCCATTCATGGAGAAGAACAAACCCGCGAAAGTCTCGGTAAGCCTCCTACAATTCTCACTCAGGCACTCGACGCTGAAGATTACATTCTCGCTCCCGAGTCGGGCATCTTTGAAGTGAAATTTGAGCTGGGAACAAAAGTTCAAAAAGGAGACTGCGTCGGCCTGATCCATCACATGGAACGCCCTGATCGCGAGCCTGAACAACTCATCGCTCGCAGTACAGGATATTTGATGACCATGCGTTCTCCCTGCTTAACCCAGCAAGGAGATTGCGTGATTGTCGTAGCACAAGAGGTCGACATAAACTCGCTGTGAAGCAGCTTACGAAATCGCATTCGCAATCTGCCTCGTAGCATCAGTGTATGGACTTGTGAGAACGTACTACACGGACGAGAAATGCATTGGAAATGCTTAAGCAAGGATCTCGTGAATCACGTGCCCATGCACGTCGGTGAGACGAACATCCCGGCCACTGTAACGGTAAGTCAGTTGTTCATGGTTGACTCCCATCTGATGCAGGACCGTCGCCCAGAGATCGTAGATGGTCCGTTTCTGCCCGACCACATGGTATCCATATTCGTCGGTCGCGCCATGAATAGTGCCCCCTTTGATTCCTCCACCAGCCATCCAGACTGTAAATCCGAAAGCGTTATGGTCCCGTCCATCCGATCCTTGTGAGAAAGGAGTTCGCCCGAATTCTCCGGCCCAGATTACGATCGTCTGGTCCAGCAAACCACGCAATCTGAGATCTTTAAGAAGCCCACCAATCGGTTGATCGACCTGCATCGCCATGTTGCGATGTCCCACTTCCAACCGGCCATGTTGATCCCAGGGGTTTGCGGCTTGACTTCCTCCGGGAGTTTGCGGCAAGCAAGTCAGTTCGACAAAACGCACGCCGCTTTCAACCAACTTTCTGGCGAGCAGACACTGCTTTCCATAACCAGCAGTTTGCGAATTGTCCGAAAAAATGCCGTACATTTCCTGTGTCGACTTTGATTCTGTCGATAAGTCAACGAGTTCCGGAATCGCAGTCTGCATCTGATAAGCAGTTTCATAATTGCGGATGGCAGCTTCGACTTGTGAATCGTGCGCGACTCGCTTGGAGAACTGTTTGTCCAGATTCGAGATTAGCGACAAACGCTCTCGTTGAATGACGTCTGCTTCACGAGGACGAATATTGGCAACCGACTCAGCCCCGTCGATCTGAACAATGGACGCCTGATGCTGAGCTGGAAGATAGCCGCTGCTCCACTGTCCGACTCCTCCATGTGGAACACCTGATCCTCCACTTTTCAGAACGACATACCCGGGAACATTTTTGTTTTCCGTACCGAGTCCATAGTTGATCCAAGCACCAGCGCTGGCGTGTCCGATGAAAGGAAATCCAGTATGGAAGAAGAAGTTCCCTTGAGCATGCTCGTTCACAGTACTCGTCATCGAGCGGATGACCGCAAGTTCGTCGACCGACTCTGCGACATGGGGAAACATCGAACTCACAGGAATTCCTGATTCCCCATACTGCTTAAACGAAAACGGACTCGGAAAAATGTTGCCGTTATTGTTGAACTGTGTTCGTTCAACTTTCACAGGCATCGGCTTGCCAGCTTCTTTTTGCAAACGTGGCTTCGGATCAAAGGAGTCAATGTGCGAAACCCCACCGGACATGTAGCACAAAATGACATTCTTTGCTTTGGCTGAATGATGATTTCCCTGAACCTCCGCTGCACTGGCCTCATGCAAGAGTTGCGACATCGCCAACCATCCAAATCCGGATGAGCCCGCTTGCAAGATCTGACGTCGTGAAATTTGTGGAAACATGTTGAACTCACTCTCGCAATTCTTGAAAACTGGATCTTGGTTTCAATAGAGCATTTTTAATGATTGTCTTGCCCGGAAAGGCCACTTTTATGACGACATGAACTTCTCTCTACGAGGCAGATCCTGCAAACCAATTCGAAAGATGCTCTATAACCAGTCCGAAAACCTCTGGAATAGCCGCTTGCCTCAACATTTGAGTGTGCAATATCAGGTTTCAGGACCAGTTCTAAAAAATGGCTTATCGGTTTTCCCTCACTCTTCTGTTCTCTACTGGATGTACAGGAATTCTTTGAGATTGAACAAAGCATGTGCAAAGTCCGCCCATTCCTGATCTGGTTCTGGTGGCTTACCGAGTTGAGCCAATTCTGCCTGCAGTTGCTCAATCTGCTTCTGAGAGTTTTGAACTGTTCCAAGTTGTTGAGAAGAAAGAGCTGCGAGAACTTCACGGTCAGAAACGTAACCGGCCTTCCCGCTTGCAATCGCTTGGACTTCATCTGGATTCAAAGCTCGGTCATACAATCTCGCTTCCAGAATTTTCCCGGAGAGCAATCGATTTCCACTGGGATTGCCGTGGCGAAGACCGAAGAGGATTTGGGTTTTGCCTGCCTGAAACTGGTACGCTTCGCTCTTCCGATACAATTTTCCATATGGTTTTCCATTTCGAAAGCCCTGAATTGTTCCATCTTCAGCATAGGTAATGGCAATATGAACCGGCCGTTCGGCGGCTTCCGTTTCCGCTGTTCCGGCGAATGGAAGCGTCCTGGCGAAATTGTTTGACCCTGCAAGCCAATGCCCGGCTTTCTGTTCCCCAAACACTATGGCATCAAAATATGTCCCGGAAAGATCTTGAATTGAAACAAGTCCGCCGCCGCGTTGATCAAGGTTTGTCAGTTGGACAACTGCTTCCAAAGTTTTCGCTTTGATCGCCACTTCAATTGGAGTGGTAGCAACATGACTCTGCCCGTCGAGAATGAGAGCTCCATCCTCAATTTTCGCCCCTCCTTTTGCTTTACCATGTAGATTTCCAATGCTGTCCTGAAAATCTTTTTCGAAGGTCCATTCAGCAATCGGGGCGCCAATTGGAACTTCCGACTGGGGCCCCGTTTGCTTTGCTGTCGCCAGCCGTTGACGAGTCGGTGTCAGAATTGAAGAGATCTCCTGAGAAAGAGCTTTCACTTCATTTTCGATTTGCTGATGCTGCGCAAGGGCCTCTTGATAGAGCCCCCGTGATCGCTTCAGATAATTTTCAGCTGAGCTCAATTCTGTTTCACTCGGAGGACGGCCGAGTGCTGCCAGAGTCATTCTTTTAATGTTCATTCGATCAGAGTTCACCCGGTCAGCATCTCTCTTCGAAAGAGTTTGTGCTGCGAACTGCTTTGCTGCCGCGATGACAAATGGATCATTCAAAAGGGTGAGTGACTGGGCGGGGACATTTGTGATATCCCGACGACCTTTCGTGGCGAAAGGGACAGGGAAATCAAACGTCTCTAGAAATGGATTTAGCGAATTTCTACGAACTGACAAATAGAGACTTCGTCGTGGGATTTTCGTGGCATTGCCAACAGGTCGCCCGAACATTTTCTTGTCGAGAACTCCAGAGATTGACAATAGCGAATCACGCAGCACCTCAGCTTCGAGCCGCCGAATGTTGGCGTGTGAAAGCAACCGGTTCTCTGGATCAATATCTCGCGATTTCGCTGTCGGTAAGGATTTCAGTTGCCATGTTTTTGTCAGGACGATTTCACGTATTAACGATTTGATTGACCACCCGTTGTTTCGAAATCGAACCGCCAGTTCATCGAGCAACTCGGGATGCGAAGGCTTCTCTCCCAACTGACCAAAGTTGTCCACCGTTCGTACAAGCCCCGCCCCAAAAAGATAATGCCAGAGACGATTCACAGCGACCCGACTCGTGAGCGGATTGTCCTCCCGAACGAGATCGCCCGCAAGCTGAAGTCGTCCACTCAATTCGGTTTCGTATGGTGTCGGGTCGATCGCTTCCAGAAATCGTCGGGAGACGACTGCCCCCGGTTGATGATGATTACCCAGGATGAACAACGCCTGGTCAGCAGCGTCCGCTTCAAGTAGACCCGGAACACGATTCGGAAGAGGAATCGACTCTTCAAGTTGTTGATATTTGCGCAGAAGAGCTGCGAGTTCCGAATCCTGATCGTCCAGCGAATTCAGGAGTTTCAATTTTCGACAAGCTTCGATCAAACGTACTTGTGCTTCACTCGCCTCATCCGCTTTCCAGCTATGAATCGCCTTACGCAGTGCGATTACATATCGATCACTGAGTTCTTCTGCAGTTGTGATTTTGACTGATCCCTGATCTCGAAAAACCGCATCGTAAGCAGCGGCTTCAAGCGGAGGCTGAAAAGTCCCTTTGGGGGCCAATACGGCATTGCGAATACCGAACCAGGAACGGTCGACATCTTTTACAAGGACGGCAGTGTCGGGGGCTGTGTTGATCTCAATATGCAGACTGTCTCCGTCCCAATAAGTCAGATCGTATTTTTGCCATCGCCACTTCCCGTCATTCAGAGTCGTAAAAGGATAAACATTTCCACGGCGAGGATAGTTCTGCACAACATACCGGAGCAACGACTGACCATTCCCGGCGACCTGAACCCAAAGCTCAAATTCGCCATACAATTCAAAGTTTGGGGAAGAAAAAATATTGCGATGTTTTGTCGAAAGCAGATGCGAATAGACACCCGCAGGCAGAAGTGGCGATATTCTCTCTCCATCTGCAAAGAGTGCAAAATCGCCGGCACGAGCCGGTTCGTTTGCAGTTCCATTTCCGTGAGCAAACCATTTCTCAAAGTCCGTTTGATTCGTCAAATCCCAAGCAGAACTCCCCGGTGGAAGATCCAATTCTTGCCGCGACTGCGATTCTCGCACCAGATTGCCGAACTCCTCAGCACCTTGATTCAACGCGGTAAAGGGGGAGAGCAGGTCAACCTCTTGAGGTGCTTTCTTTTGCAAAGCAGTTTGCTGTACCCGCTTAGAGAAACCGTCTAACGATTTCAACCAGTTGTCTGCGACAAGGGTTCGTACGTCACGCTTGATTTGCTTGAGTTGCACCTGCAGTTCATGTTGTTGGGGAGTAAAGCTTGCGTCTAGAATTCCCGGACGTGTGGAACCGAGAACTCCGAACATTGCGTAGTAATCGGCCTGGCTGATCGGATCGAATTTATGATTGTGGCAACGTGCACAGGAAACAGTTAATCCGAGAAATGCTTTCGAAAAAACGTTAATCTGATCGTCAGTAAATCGAACTTTTTCATCGAGTGCATCGGTCGGTGCGAAGCCATGAAAACACATTCGCCAATGAGCCGGTCCGATGACTGATTCATTCAATCCCAGCTTTGAATTCACCCTCGGCTCTGGTAGGAGATCACCCGCGATATGCTCTCGAATTAATTGGTCGTACGGGATATCTGCATTGAATGCGCGAACAAGATAGTCGCGGTATTTCCAGGCATTTGGGATTGTCGGATCACCTTCACTCCCGTGAGACTCAGCGTATCGAACCAGATCCATCCAGTGCCGAGCCCAATGTTCTCCGAATGCGGGTGATGCTAAATACTGATCAACGAGTTCTTCGTAGGCAGCAGGGTTCGAATTCTTGAGGAACTCTTCAGTCTCCTCGACCGTAGGAGGTAGTCCTCTAAGAACGAAACTCAAACGGCGGATCAGTGTCCGACGATCTGCAACGGTCCCTAACTCCAGCCCCGCTTCTTCGAGACGTCGCTGAATGAATTTGTCGATCGGATGACTTGACCAGGACTCGTCTTGAACCCGTGGGACAGCGGGCTTCGTAATCGGCTGGAAGCTCCACCATTTCTTACGTTCTTTCAAAGTATTTTCCCACGTCGCGACATTCATATTCGCTGCACCCGCTGGGGCAGATTGACGTGGATCAGGAGCGCCAAGTTTAATCCATTTGAGAAAGTCGTTGATAACCTCTTCGCTGAGACGATCCTCCCCTTGCGGCATCTTCAACTCATCGATTTCATGACGCAGCACTTTAATGAACAGGCTCTTCTCTGGGGACTTGAAATCAAACGGCGGCCCCGATTGTCCGCCTTGTCGCAAGGCGGAACGATGATCAAGAACGAATCCGGCCTCAGCTGTGTCGATGCTGTTGTGGCAGGATTCACACTTTTCAACGAGGACCGGGCGAATCTTCGTCTCAAAGAATTCGAGTTCCTGCATCGTGAGCGGAGAGTCAGCTGCCCGAACAGAAGTCGCAACTATTGAAAGAATCGTAAAGCAGCACCAAGTTATTTTCATTCAATTCACTCTATTATTTTTTCGTGCCAGCTGTGCCCCTGAAGATCATCCTTATGACTTCAAAGACTTCGCTTCACGAAGCAGAATCTGTACATCACTAAAATAATTCACTTGGAGCATTCGGATTCAAGCAAGCTTCGGACAATGAAGAGACCAGAGAAGATAACTGAATGAGCGAAGCTTGAGAACAGGATCATCCAATTTTGGTGCTCGCAGCTTACTGCTTCACGCGGGCAATTTCTGATTCTCGCCAAGCTCGCAGGTATTCCTGAAATCCAATCTGAATGACCGGGCTCTTTGATTTCAACGCTGTTTGAAACTCTGCGGATTCCACTGAACCTCCCTGTTTCAGGTACAAATGAGCCACATGGCTGGCGACAGCGGCGTCATACCGTGGCAGTTTTTTCATAGCGACGTTCAAGTCTCCCCCGCTCTCTTTCATCATCTCTTCCGCGTAGATACGTGCGCAAGTGGCTTCTCCATCTTTGTTGGCATCAAACCATTTCGCTCCGCTGCATCCGAGTGTCCAGGTTCTGGACTGAACCGTTTTCGGTTGATACGGCAAAGCGGTCCGCCAGTACGGTTCTTCAATTCCGGGACCGGTCGCGATAGCAACATAACAGACATCATGCGTTGGCTTAGGTAGCACAAACCTCATGTTCGCCTCTATTTCGCTCATCTCAGCTGATTCGATCTCTGAGATCTCTTTTGAGATCACTTCTCGCCCGTTAGCAAAAATTTTGATCTCCGCAGGATGAATCCAATCCGGACTGCGAACTTGGACAGCGAGGACGATTTTATCCTTGTTCTCGTTGTCGCCGGATTCAAAGTCCTCAATATGAAGCGTCGTAAACAACCCATAACTCACGACGACATCACCTCGCAAAAAAGCGTTGACAGCCTCTTCAATGTTGATGCTTCCAACATTTTCATCGGCACACTGAATGTAAGTTCTCCCTTGTCCAACGAAGTGACGTGCGACATCGTGAGAATCGCTACTCCCAACCGGAGTAATTTCATGGCCCGCGTTCAACAGGTTCATCCAATCGTGAAACAATTCCAACGGCTCTGTTTGGGTCGCTCCTGAATTAATCACTTCCATTGCGTTGAACCCAATCGGCCACCCTTTCAGTGATTCACCGACGATCGAAAGGTAATTCTCAGGACCGAACGGAGTGAATCGACTGTGGAGATCTCGAGCATGATTGAGAATGACGACTTGTGCTTGAGTTTTGTTCTCGACCTCATTGAAAATTTCCGGCCACGTTTTCAGTTGGCGATCGGGGACTTTCTGATCGACGCTCACAGGAAAAATATTGAAGTGACCGACCGACGTTGTGTATTCGTTTCCGACGACCGGGGTAAAATACTGAGAGACGTTCATCTCGGCAGCGAACGGAGCGTGATCGATATGCACATTGTGATCGGTCGCAATTGGCAGTTCGACTCCTTCACCTGCCAGAGTGATCATTCTCTCTTCAATCGTTGAGTCACCATGACCGGAGTGTGTCAGCGTATGAACGTGAGTGTCGCAGGCGACGTAGCCTGACGTATCAACCTGTCGTTCGATTTCCAGTGAGACCTTTACGTCGTCTCCGTTTCGAACTCTTAAATCGTGAGTATCGAGTGAATACTCGAAGCCCCGTCCTGCATAAATTTTGTAATTCCCAGCAGGCAAACCAAACGTCGCTTCGCCGGTACTGGAATAGAGACTCCCGGGGCGAACTGCCATCGTCGAGTTTGATTCTGCACCGACTGTTTGCAGTTCGCCCCGTTCATTCAGGATGGTGATTCTAGCTGGCAGCTTTCCGCGACTCACTTGATCGGTGACTGTGATTGTCACTTTTGCTTCATTGAGGAGATCTGCTTTTGACTGTTTCAAAAACTTGACTCGCCCAATCAAAATATCGTCACCTGTTCGCGGATTTCGCTCTCCATTTTTGATCTCCAACCTGTTTCTTTCTTTCAGGACTTCGGCAGGAAGGTCAAAGTAAACGACCATCCCGTTTTCATTACGAGATAATGTCGCAATATTTTTGCCGTTGATTTCAACGTTCCAGCGTTGCTTCACCTGCTGTTGCGAGAGTTGCAACGTCACAGGAATAGCGTCGTCATCAACCTCGAAGTCCATTGTGTACACAGAATCATATTCGCCCTCAGGAAAGAAATCCCATTCCCGCGTCTCTCCACTGCGAATCAACTGTAACTTGGAAGAGGCTGATTCTTCTGCATGAACTGGAATGCAAAGCAACCCCAGAAGCAGGAAGGGCAAACGACCGATCTCGAAAGACATAATGAAACTCAGTAGTGTTGAAGTGACCAAGCCGGTGCATTAAACGAGGGCTGATGGCTTTGAAATGATTGTAAGAATCTTGTCAGAGTCCTCAAAGTGAGGTTGCGGCAACGAATCATCCTAAGACATTATTCAGGGACGGACTTGGGTATGAGGTTGCGATTCTGCACAACAGCGCAGATCCTGAACAAATACTCAACTCTCCGTAGAACGATCATGAACCACTTGATAGCAATTCGGGAGAGAGCGATGAGGAATCAACTGAAAAGTTCGTTGTGTGGATTGGTATTCATCCTTGCTGGCTTGCCTGCAGTTGCAGAACAACCAGCCTCTGAAAAAGAGACTGTGAATACTCAGACGGTGGATAATCAGGCTGTAAATATTTCAGTTGCCGAGATTGCCTCTCAACCAATACAACAGCCCCAACAGACTTCCAATTCTGAACAAATCAAAGAGGTCAAAAAGCCCACAGTCAACGCCAAGAAAAAAAGTGGCGTTCAAAAAAAACCTCGACGATCGAAAGTGAAGGCGACCAAGAACCTTTTGAACTTCAACTTTGCTTACGATCCCGAAGAGGGGGATTTCAATGGAGCGGTCGGATCGTCAAATGACCAATGGAACTTCATTGACTACGGACAGCAAAAACTTCAGCAGGTCCGCTTCGCCGATGGAACGGAGTCCGACATCGAAGTGAACGTCTCAGAAAACGATGGCGAATGGGGAATCACAGGAGACACCGGAATCTATCATGGCTACATTTATCACAACTGTCGGTGCGTCGACTTGTCGGTGTCGCTGAAGTATCTCCCCGCCGGCATCTACGAAGTCTACGTTTTCGCACATGGTGATGCCCCAAACCAGAACGCTGCCATCGAAGTTGAATCGGGTTCGGTCAAACTGACCGGAAAAACAACTCTCAACGATGGCACCTGGAATTTCCGCAGCAAAAAATTCCAAGATGAAAACCAGTACGTTCGCTACGTTGCCGAAGTCGAACCAGGTTCTGAAATGACGATCACCAGTAAGCGCGATGGCAGCAACTATTCCATGTTCAACGCCATTCAACTAAAGCGAATTGCAAAACCGTAGAGCAATTCCAATGGTTGTCGTGCCCGTATAGAACGCGAACGTCAATTCGAAAATGCCATAGAAATCGACACTGACATCTTCGGGTTCGATGACCTTATTATTTGCGAATCACAAAGCGATCGCAAAGATTGCCAGAATTGCCAGCCAGGCGACTCCGAGGAAATGCCAGAACCAGGCACAAAAACGGACGCCCCAATTGTACTCGTGGTCGTACCGGTCCGACTTGCTGCGGACAATGACGAAGGCGACGAAC from Thalassoglobus polymorphus includes the following:
- a CDS encoding MFS transporter, which gives rise to MDSNSTAPTNRRHLVFWLASATSFFLYTHRYAWNLIRPELQKEYGLSNTALEGLGTAFYATYTLGSIPSGVVIDMFGPHIFLFVIILIWSITLPLHGVTGNLLGLGSVRLLFGAAQTGTYPALGQVTRTWFPRSGRTQIQGWVASFFGRGGAAFSSILMGTILMGFCGFSWRMALVLMSIPGIVFAGLFLYYFRNTPEDDPHTNEAERNLIRGDEKVSTSSRNVISAKVALKNISLRIMVVQQFMNAGADVVYTLILGSFFKSLGVEKMTDLGWMVSLPLVGGAVGGVVGGILNDWLIPRLGSRWGRSLVGFVAKSLAAAALFVAISQPTPERVAVGLFFVKFFTDWTQPTVWGTATDIGGRFSATVFSIVNTAGNAGGFIMPLIFGPLLDIYSTSTMVDGVAVTHTNFTPMFIIVGVFYIGAGICWLMVDCTKSVDVPDESIPAEA
- a CDS encoding DUF1501 domain-containing protein, producing MFPQISRRQILQAGSSGFGWLAMSQLLHEASAAEVQGNHHSAKAKNVILCYMSGGVSHIDSFDPKPRLQKEAGKPMPVKVERTQFNNNGNIFPSPFSFKQYGESGIPVSSMFPHVAESVDELAVIRSMTSTVNEHAQGNFFFHTGFPFIGHASAGAWINYGLGTENKNVPGYVVLKSGGSGVPHGGVGQWSSGYLPAQHQASIVQIDGAESVANIRPREADVIQRERLSLISNLDKQFSKRVAHDSQVEAAIRNYETAYQMQTAIPELVDLSTESKSTQEMYGIFSDNSQTAGYGKQCLLARKLVESGVRFVELTCLPQTPGGSQAANPWDQHGRLEVGHRNMAMQVDQPIGGLLKDLRLRGLLDQTIVIWAGEFGRTPFSQGSDGRDHNAFGFTVWMAGGGIKGGTIHGATDEYGYHVVGQKRTIYDLWATVLHQMGVNHEQLTYRYSGRDVRLTDVHGHVIHEILA
- a CDS encoding succinylglutamate desuccinylase/aspartoacylase family protein — translated: MVINTLNFEAPGKQQSFLRVPYSHNLGGWANVMIPITTVASGEGPTVLVMGGNHGDEYQGQIAAMKLARELTPEMVTGRIIIIPSLNFPAARAATRLSPLDGKNLNRSFPGEPEGSVTSQIAHYLTTVLFPMSDVVIDLHSGGRSMEFEPCAHMHLVDDKEQRQKMLAAMLAWNTDFAFLYADIAGTGLLPVEAENQGKLVVTTELGGGEAVPAHIHQIAESGLKNVLIHVGAIHGEEQTRESLGKPPTILTQALDAEDYILAPESGIFEVKFELGTKVQKGDCVGLIHHMERPDREPEQLIARSTGYLMTMRSPCLTQQGDCVIVVAQEVDINSL